A genomic window from Chloroflexota bacterium includes:
- a CDS encoding CPBP family intramembrane metalloprotease, with product MRQINFSPRAYLAAVWRDVRGMVSGILDDRAAIATIMLLLLPWGALIFLRDNWNWVEIFAQMLGIAAVFWWMSRSGASPAPPVRKPRVEFLFAFSLIILWVMWRAGICARLFFFLTDNFQCYKNWEIEILPKMIEQVIFPGLVLLSAGYGLRAQGLSWSWRAWWICLPVLLALLGYGIYRHTTDLPAYGKSLGEFFFAAGLPEEMLFRAILLTRLEAWWRNSAWAVFGVSVIFGLTHLPINYLVFTQRDWREAWITLLTFQMGFGAVFAFAYQRTRNVLPLAVIHALIDAMFV from the coding sequence TTGCGGCAGATTAACTTCTCCCCGCGCGCTTATCTTGCGGCGGTGTGGCGCGATGTGCGCGGCATGGTGAGTGGCATACTCGATGATCGCGCAGCAATTGCAACGATTATGTTGTTGCTCTTGCCCTGGGGCGCGCTGATTTTTCTGCGCGATAATTGGAACTGGGTCGAGATTTTCGCGCAAATGCTGGGTATTGCCGCCGTGTTCTGGTGGATGTCGCGCTCGGGCGCATCGCCCGCGCCGCCGGTTCGCAAACCGCGCGTCGAATTCTTATTCGCGTTTTCTCTGATCATTCTGTGGGTGATGTGGCGCGCCGGGATTTGCGCCAGACTGTTCTTTTTTCTGACGGACAATTTCCAATGTTACAAAAACTGGGAAATCGAAATTCTACCCAAGATGATCGAGCAGGTGATTTTTCCCGGACTGGTGTTGCTGAGCGCGGGGTACGGTCTACGCGCCCAGGGTTTGAGTTGGAGTTGGCGCGCGTGGTGGATCTGTTTGCCCGTGCTGTTAGCGTTGCTGGGTTATGGGATTTATCGGCATACGACCGATTTGCCCGCGTACGGGAAATCGCTCGGCGAGTTTTTCTTCGCCGCCGGTTTGCCGGAGGAAATGTTGTTCCGCGCGATTTTATTGACGCGGCTCGAAGCGTGGTGGCGCAACTCGGCGTGGGCGGTGTTCGGCGTATCGGTCATTTTCGGCTTGACGCACTTGCCGATCAACTATCTCGTGTTCACGCAACGCGATTGGCGCGAAGCGTGGATCACGTTGCTGACGTTTCAAATGGGTTTCGGCGCGGTGTTCGCGTTCGCGTACCAACGCACACGCAACGTTCTGCCGCTCGCGGTGATTCACGCGTTGATTGACGCAATGTTTGTATAG
- a CDS encoding ferredoxin family protein, translating to MAYVIAEPCIGVKDKSCVNVCPVDCIHGTDSDEMLYIQPDECIDCGACAPECPVSAIYPAEDVPAQWKSFIQKNADYFKK from the coding sequence ATGGCATACGTGATTGCCGAGCCGTGCATCGGCGTGAAAGATAAATCCTGCGTGAATGTGTGTCCCGTGGATTGCATTCACGGAACGGACAGCGACGAAATGTTGTACATCCAGCCGGACGAGTGCATTGATTGCGGCGCGTGCGCGCCCGAATGTCCGGTCAGTGCGATTTATCCGGCAGAGGATGTGCCGGCGCAGTGGAAATCGTTTATTCAAAAGAACGCCGATTATTTCAAAAAATAA
- a CDS encoding VCBS repeat-containing protein, with protein MARARLVSSFLFTLWLVACAAPTPIPLPTPTPTRVLIPASTPSRVPATATLIAPTPTHQPLSTPLPIIVPSSTPRPRQFDDTDTRALLGALFPNMKLVPIVDAFTVNDDPDWQLWITSRVEGQFVQGTAPELAAIVAHQAPRLTPDLAQQYAPMGSFLALFQKREGKLVPTQRAFLFPTDLSPLTFEVTIERATDFDRDGQNEMLILTSATRMGITTIAAFLYQWDDPQFVELWSAEIGSDNTGAVNQAEYAIVEPTIRLADLDGDGFDEIIVEATRIEYAKDDQGLANLDREVARRTTQRVYRWDGTTFALMP; from the coding sequence ATGGCGCGCGCGCGACTTGTATCAAGTTTCCTGTTTACACTGTGGCTTGTCGCATGCGCCGCGCCTACGCCAATTCCATTGCCCACACCAACGCCAACGCGCGTGTTGATCCCCGCGTCCACCCCATCGCGCGTACCCGCAACGGCGACATTGATCGCGCCCACGCCAACACATCAACCGCTCAGTACTCCGCTTCCCATTATTGTTCCGTCGTCCACTCCGCGCCCGCGTCAATTCGATGATACGGACACGCGCGCGTTACTCGGCGCGCTGTTCCCGAATATGAAACTCGTCCCAATCGTGGACGCGTTCACCGTGAACGACGATCCGGATTGGCAACTGTGGATTACCTCGCGCGTCGAGGGACAGTTCGTTCAGGGTACTGCGCCGGAACTCGCGGCGATTGTCGCGCACCAAGCGCCGCGTCTCACGCCCGATCTCGCGCAACAGTACGCGCCGATGGGTTCGTTCCTCGCACTGTTTCAAAAGCGCGAGGGCAAACTGGTCCCAACTCAGCGCGCGTTTCTTTTTCCGACCGATCTCTCGCCGCTGACGTTCGAGGTGACGATTGAGCGCGCAACCGATTTTGATCGCGATGGACAGAATGAAATGCTCATCCTCACAAGCGCGACGCGGATGGGCATCACCACCATCGCGGCATTTTTGTACCAATGGGATGATCCACAGTTCGTGGAACTGTGGTCGGCAGAGATCGGAAGCGACAATACCGGCGCGGTCAATCAAGCCGAGTACGCGATTGTCGAGCCGACGATTCGTCTCGCCGATCTCGACGGCGATGGGTTTGATGAAATCATCGTTGAGGCGACGCGTATCGAGTACGCCAAAGACGACCAGGGCTTGGCGAACCTCGACCGCGAGGTCGCGCGGCGGACGACACAACGCGTGTATCGGTGGGATGGGACGACGTTTGCGTTGATGCCTTGA
- a CDS encoding DUF309 domain-containing protein, which yields MDCPSDYPTPQMIYAFEQFNRGEYWQQHETLEQVWRAETNANIRNFFKGILQVGVGFHHLTRCNYNGAVKVLTRGINYLRPYAPHCLGVDVARLIDEASRVLAQVQALGAERIGEINLAELPRVHFKS from the coding sequence ATGGATTGTCCTAGTGATTACCCAACCCCGCAGATGATTTACGCGTTCGAGCAGTTCAATCGCGGCGAGTACTGGCAGCAACACGAAACGCTCGAACAAGTTTGGCGCGCGGAAACGAACGCGAACATTCGTAATTTCTTCAAGGGAATTTTGCAGGTTGGTGTTGGCTTTCATCACCTCACGCGTTGCAACTATAACGGCGCGGTCAAAGTGTTGACGCGCGGCATCAACTATCTGCGCCCGTACGCGCCGCATTGCCTGGGTGTGGATGTCGCGCGACTGATTGATGAAGCATCGCGCGTGCTCGCTCAAGTTCAAGCGCTTGGTGCGGAACGCATCGGCGAAATCAATTTGGCTGAATTGCCGCGCGTGCACTTTAAATCGTAA
- a CDS encoding aminoacyl-tRNA deacylase: MADKLNSMRLLDARKIAYTATTYDVSGEFHAATDAAQLLGAPVEDVYKTLVVLRDSPKAGKPILVMIASHREVDLKSLAKAVNEKKLRMATQREAEELTGLQVGGISALALLNRGFEICLDEPARLLDQIHISAGQRGVDVRLAVKDLLAVTNAKWVQATSDG; the protein is encoded by the coding sequence ATGGCTGACAAACTCAACTCGATGCGCTTGCTCGATGCGCGTAAAATTGCATACACCGCCACGACGTACGACGTGTCCGGCGAGTTTCACGCGGCGACAGATGCGGCGCAACTTCTCGGTGCGCCGGTCGAGGATGTGTACAAAACGCTCGTCGTTCTGCGCGACTCGCCCAAAGCCGGTAAACCGATTCTGGTGATGATTGCCTCACATCGCGAAGTGGATTTGAAATCGCTGGCGAAAGCGGTGAATGAAAAAAAGTTGCGGATGGCGACGCAACGCGAAGCGGAAGAGTTGACCGGTCTGCAAGTGGGCGGCATCAGCGCGCTCGCGTTGTTGAATCGCGGTTTCGAGATTTGCCTGGACGAACCCGCGCGTTTGCTCGACCAGATTCACATCAGCGCCGGACAACGCGGCGTGGACGTGCGCCTCGCGGTGAAGGATTTGCTCGCGGTGACGAATGCCAAATGGGTGCAGGCGACGAGTGATGGGTGA